A window of Desulfovibrio inopinatus DSM 10711 contains these coding sequences:
- a CDS encoding tyrosine-type recombinase/integrase, which translates to MVWYKDTLGKPRWYTVGWHSDGIRPAYANEVRKKLTDKSKPPPLEIALTTPSLTVGKAVADYFKWAEAEEKHIAPERNRYSKHLQHRLDAIPLESITLQMLCDLKSALRNTMSPQSVRHCFGLLRRAVNHALELETWHGANPFAVKRHSAFTLPRPNNEATRYLTKEEARALLAALRPRSQQLHDMALLSLKTGLRATEIFGIRGQDLDAAGLTIHITAKGGEPQTVPAPADIMQILTGYRRTPHEFVFQADQGGPIQWGISTTFSRVVQQLGLNDGITDDRRRVRFHTLRHTFASWLAQSGKVTLQQLMEMMRHRDIEMTLRYAHLIPGGHRHNLRIIDDALGDFDHDD; encoded by the coding sequence GTGGTGTGGTACAAAGACACCCTCGGTAAACCGCGTTGGTACACAGTGGGCTGGCATTCGGATGGAATCCGCCCCGCTTATGCCAACGAAGTTCGAAAAAAATTGACGGACAAGTCGAAACCGCCTCCCCTTGAGATTGCGCTGACGACGCCTTCGCTCACCGTCGGCAAGGCCGTCGCGGACTACTTCAAATGGGCTGAGGCTGAAGAGAAGCACATCGCTCCGGAGCGAAATCGCTACAGCAAACATCTCCAGCACCGCCTTGATGCCATCCCTCTGGAAAGCATCACGCTGCAAATGCTCTGCGATCTGAAAAGCGCCTTGCGCAACACCATGTCTCCACAGAGTGTGCGCCACTGTTTTGGTCTGCTGCGTCGCGCCGTCAATCATGCCCTTGAGCTTGAGACTTGGCATGGAGCCAATCCGTTTGCGGTCAAGCGTCATAGCGCCTTCACGCTGCCTCGTCCCAACAACGAAGCCACCCGCTACCTGACCAAGGAGGAAGCTCGAGCCTTGCTTGCAGCGTTGCGTCCTCGGTCGCAGCAGTTGCACGATATGGCCCTGCTCTCCCTCAAAACGGGACTTCGGGCCACGGAAATTTTTGGTATCAGAGGGCAAGATCTGGATGCCGCGGGTCTGACCATTCACATCACGGCCAAGGGAGGCGAGCCGCAAACCGTCCCGGCTCCAGCCGATATCATGCAGATTCTGACCGGATATCGCCGCACCCCGCATGAATTTGTCTTCCAGGCCGACCAGGGCGGTCCCATTCAATGGGGTATCAGCACAACGTTCAGTCGTGTCGTGCAGCAACTGGGGTTGAATGACGGCATCACGGACGATCGACGCCGCGTCCGGTTTCACACGCTCCGCCACACCTTTGCCTCGTGGCTGGCGCAATCCGGAAAAGTGACGCTCCAACAACTCATGGAGATGATGCGACACAGAGACATCGAGATGACCTTGCGTTATGCCCATCTCATTCC